The BD1-7 clade bacterium genome segment GGTTGGCGTTGGCGCTGGCGCTTTTGGCTGAATAGTGCGAATTGCCGCTGCCGGTTGTTCGTGCGGTGCAACTTCTTCTTCAACAATGGTTGCTTCTTCAGGAACATCACGCGGGATCTCGTAACTTGCCTGGGCGCCTTCAGGAAGGTCGCTAGCCTTGACGCGCTGCATGGTGTAATGCGGCGTTACAAGATTCGGATTTGGAACAACAATCACTCGAGTGTTGTGGCGCAGCTGGATGCTGTCGATTTCGGAGCGTTTCTCGTTCAGCAAGAAGATACCGACTTCTAACGGTACGTTGGCGTGAACTTCCGCGCTTGCACCTTTATTCGCTTCTTCCTGGATCAGACGAAGAATAGACAGTGCCAATGACTTGGTCGCGCGAATTGAGCCTTGTCCGCTGCAGCGCGGGCAAACAACAGCACTGGTTTCTCCCAAGGAAGGACGAAGGCGTTGGCGAGACATTTCAAGTAAACCAAAACGTGAGATACGGCCTACCTGAACGCGAGCACGGTCAAGTTTAAGGGCGTCTTTGACGCGATTTTCAACTTCTCGCTGATGTTTGTTTTGCATCATGTCGATGAAATCGATAACGATCAAGCCGCCGATGTCACGCAGGCGAAGTTGACGAGCTACTTCGTCGGCTGCTTCAAGATTGGTTCTGAATGCGGTTTCTTCGATGTCGCCGCCTTTTGTTGCGCGGGCGGAGTTGATGTCGATAGACACCAGTGCTTCTGTTGGATCGATAACAATTGAACCGCCAGATGGCAGGGTTACTTCTCGCTCAAATGCTGTTTCGATCTGGCTTTCGATTTGGTAGCGATTAAACAGCGGAACCTTGTCTTCATAGAGTTTAATCTTGCTTTCGTAGTGCGGCATAACCTGCTGAATAAATGCCAGTGCTTCTTCGTACGAATCTTTGGTGTCGAAGATGACTTCACCAATATCACGGCGCAGGTAATCGCGAATAGTTCGGATAATGACATTGCTTTCCTGGTAAATCAGGAATGGCGCTTGACGCTCAGAGGATGCATTTGTAATAGCATCCCATACCGACAACATGTAGTCGAGGTCCCATTGGAGCTCTTCCTGGCTTTTGCCGACGCCAGCAGTACGCACAATAACGCCCATGCCGTTAGGGATATCAATCTTGCTTAAGTTGGCTTTTAGTTCATCGCGATCTTCGCCTTCGATTCTACGCGAGATGCCACCTGCGCGCGGATTGTTAGGCATCAAAACCATATAGCGGCCAGCAAGACTGATAAAGGTTGTGAGAGCGGCGCCTTTGTTGCCTCGCTCTTCCTTATCAACCTGTACGACAACTTCGGTGCCTTCTTTGAGGACATCCTTGATCTTGATTTTGCCCTGAATTTCATTGGGCTGTTTGGTGAAGTATTCGCGAGAGATTTCCTTTAGGGGGAGGAAGCCGTGTCGCTCTGCGCCAAAGTCGACAAACGCCGCTTCTAGGCTGGGCTCGATACGCGTAATTCTGCCTTTATAGATGCTGGCTTTTTTCTGTACGCGGGTTCGGTTTTCAATGTCTAGATCGTAAAGACGTTGTCCGTCAACAAGTGCAACACGTAGTTCTTCTGGTTGTGTTGCATTGATTAGCATTCTTTTCATGATGGTATTCGTGTCCAATGAGTCAATGAACACAGGGCAGGAGAGCCAGAGGGGTAACGAAGGTGTCGAGATAAATTAAACGTGATTCTGGAATCGGGTGAACTAAAGATTCCAAATTTGCACCTGATTCGAGTGTAACCGGTTTGGGCGTTGTACTCATCACGCTGAGCAAGCCAGCGGTGAATCAGACAGCATGTGACTCAGTGCGAGTCGGGCCTTCCGGGTACTCGTCGTATATGACGCAAGTATCACTTTCTTAGACATCGCCAGGCAACATATACATCGATAGAACTTCTACTGTATCGAAGTCATCTTGTGTTGCAGGCCGGCCAGGTGTATGAGAGCTATTTATGGATCTGTTGTGATCCTTCTCTGGTCTGGCATATACCTGATTGTGCGCTGTCTATTTTATCTCTGTTCCAGCTAACTCGAGCTATGCAACTGCTCATGTTGGCTAGTCGATGCAGCGAAGGGGCTTTTGGCCGGGTGTCTCTCGCTGTCGATTTTTCGTTACTTTTGGTTAACTACAAGCAATGCGACTTATACAACCGCTTGTAATCTAGATTACCGGTAGAGTGTTCTGCAGACACGTATGGGTCTGTGGTGGTTCGCTGGTTTTATGTGACGAGCGACGCCTTCCGTTCAGAACGATGTGAAGCCTGTATTCCTGCAAGGCTTTGGCTCAGTGCCAGGGCATTGATGTATCGCTTGTGGCGACATTCAATGACAATACCTGTATCTGTGCCCAAAATTTGCGTTTACCGCGTGTGGCGAATCAGTTCGCAGGCCTTTGAGCTAGCGTTACTGATGCTGAAGAGTCGTCAATCACCCGTCGATACTCCGGTTTCGATTGATGCATAGTGAGTTCCACGTATGATCTTGCGAAGCCGGTTTATCCAAAAGCGTCAGATCACCTGCTCGCTATCGGGTTCAGATTACGGGATGTCCGATAATCTGTGTTATTGATGTTTCTTGCCACAACTCGGTGAGATACGGTCAATTCACGGGTAATCTAAATACCTGAATCTCTGATCGTTATGATCCTACTGCACCTGTATGTTCATCAACAGGGTTTTATCGCGTTGGCTGGCAGCTATTGCTGACATTCCGGTCGAAATCTAAATGTAGTCATCTAAATATAGATAAATGACGTCGATCAAACTTAAACGGTGAACATCGGGTTGATTGCCAGATCAACATGTTTTTGTCTGTTCGCAAAAGTACAAATACATTCTTTCTTCATTTCACTCTAGGCGAGGCCGACTATATCAGGCTATTATGCTCGCCCTGTACTTTTCGCCGGCTAGTATAGCTGCAAAAAAAAATTCCAGCAAATTCAGTTTGATAAGGTAGGTATGTCGAAAGACGTTGATAGCCCGACGACAGCGTCCAAGGTTAGGTGGGTTGATATTACTGAGGATGACGCCGGTCAAAGGCTTGATAACTTTCTGTTTCGCATTCTCAAGGGTGTCCCGAAGTCACGTGTTTACCGTGCATTACGACACGGTGAGGTGCGTATCAATAAGAAGCGTGTCAAAGCTGATTATCGGCTTCAGGCTGGCGATCTTCTGAGGGTTCCCCCTGTGCGGGTTGCCGAGCGGCCTGCCGTATTTGTCTCTGATAAAACCCTTGAAACGATTGAAAACGCCATTGTTTATGAAGATGAACAGATTCTGGTGGTTAACAAACCCTCTGGAATCGCGGTTCATGGCGGCAGTGGTGTCGACTTTGGTTTGATTGAAGCTGTGCGGAAGTTACGACCAGATTGTAAACGTCTAGAGCTAGCTCACCGCTTGGATCGTGATACGTCGGGTTTGACGATTATAGTTAAGAAATCTCAGGTGTTGCGCTTCATTCATCAGCAGCTGCGCGAAAAAACCATGGAAAAAACCTACCTCGCATTAGTTAAAGGGCGCTGGCCGCGACGTAAGACGCAGGTTGATGTTGGTTTGCAAAAGAATGTACTGAAAAGCGGTGAGCGAATGGTATACGCCTCGCCGGAAGGTAAGCCGTCGAAAACTCTTTTTCGCATCGCTGAGGTTTTGCAGGGCGCAACCTTGGTTGAGGCTAGCCCGGTTACAGGGCGTACCCATCAGATAAGGGTGCATGGTCTTCATGCAGGATTTCCACTGCTGGGTGATAGCAAGTACGGTGATAATGAGGTTTCTCAATTTGCCCGTCAAATTGGATTGGAGCGCTTGTTTCTTCATGCGAGTCGAGTGAGTTTTCGCTTGCCGGATAGGGCAAAGCCCTTGGTGCTGGAGGCGCCGTTACCGGACGAACTGCAATCCATTGTTGATCATTTACGATTGCCTGCCGGTGGCGTTTGAAAGTTCTTCTATTAATAAAGAAAAGAATCTACAGGTTGTTGTTAAAAACGTCGCTATTAGAAATTGCCGATCGCAGGGGGTATTACGGTGCTAGTTATTTTTGATTGGGATGGAACCCTGATTGACTCAACAGGAAAGATAGTGGGTGCAATGCAGGCGGCTATTGAAGGCTTGGGCTTGCCGCCGCTTGAGGATGCGCCCATCCAGAATATTATTGGTTTGGGGTTGCCTGAGGCGATACTTAAATTGTATCCGCATGAACCTGCTTCTGTGCGCGAATCTTTGCGTGTTGGTTATTCAAAGGCTTTTGTAAAAGCGGATACAGTGCCGTGCGAGCTTTATGGGGGTGTTGAAACGACCTTGGCCTCGCTCAAAAATGCGAACATGCAGTTAGCTGTGGCAACCGGCAAGAGTCGTAAAGGTCTAGATCGGCAATTGGCGAAGCTCGGCTGGGCCGATTATTTTGATGCGACACGCTGTGCGGACGAAACAGAATCTAAGCCGTCGCCACTGATGTTGCAGCAGTTACTTCATGAATTGGATGTCTCAGTTGATCGGGCCTTGATGGTTGGTGATACAGAGTATGATCTCTTAATGGCTAAAAATGCCGGTATGGCCTCTGTAGGTGTAAGTTATGGTGCGCATTCTGTGGCGCATTTACAGACGTTTGACCCGGTTGTCATCGTGGATCATATGTCCGAACTGGGTAATTATGTTCTTGGTCGTTTATAAAGTCGGCTAGTTTTATTGTTGGGTCTAGGTATTCATTGGTGTGTAAGTTACCTTCTTGATAGGTGAGAGCAGGGTTATATCTATGGAAGAAAAAAGTAAAGAGTGGCAGTTGCTAGAGAAGGCGGTGTTGGCGTCAGTTACTGAGCAGCGTCGAGCTCGCCGATGGCGCATCTTCTTTGTGGTTTTGTTCTTCGTTTATCTGTTTTCGATTCTCGGGATAGTTACGCAGAATGCCGATATGTCTGCCGTGGCAAAAACCTCCGAGCATACTGCAGTTGTGCGTATTCAGGGCCCGATAATGGAGCAGGAGCCCGCCAGTGCGAATGCAATAGCAACTGGGTTGCGAGCAGCGTTTAAAGAGCCGAACGCGAAGGCAATCATTTTGGCAATTAATAGTCCGGGCGGTAGTCCGGTGCAGGCAGGATATGCCTATGATGAAATTATGCGATTGCGGAAGCTGCATCCAGAGAAAAAGGTGTACGCGGTGATCAGTGATTTGGGCGCGTCTGCTGCTTATTATATTGCCTCGGCTGCTGATGAAATCTATGCCGACAAGGCCAGTCTTGTTGGGTCTATTGGGGTTATATCTGCAGGTTTCGGATTTGTCGGTACGATCGACAAGTTGGGTGTTCAGCGTCGAGTGATCACCTCAGGTAAAAACAAGGCATTCATGGATCCATTTGAGCCATTGAAGCCATCTGATGAAAAATTTTGGCGGGATTCGTTGGATTTAATTCATCAGCAATTCATAACAGCGGTAAAAACCGGGCGTGGTGAGCGGCTAAAAGAAACCGACGACATATTTAGCGGGTTAATTTGGCCGGGCGAAACAGCGTTAGAGCTCGGATTGGTAGATGGCTTGGGTAGTGCGGGTTATGTTGCTCGAGATATTGTTGGTGCAAAAGACACCGTAGACTACACCGTCTCGAGAGATCCGATTGAGCGACTAATTCGCCAATTGGGTGCCTCTGCCGGTGCTGCAGTGTATCAGCAGCTCCAGATGTCTGATACTGCTCCTACCATTCGATAATTGCCTCTGCTTCACCACTTAAGCGCTGTGGGGTGCTGAGGTGTAGAGAAATGCCGTTTCAAGCGATGGTTTGAGGCGGCATTTTTTGATGGCCTTGAGAGGGGTGTGTGGTTGGTGAGGATAGAATGCTGGTAGTCGGCGGCTATAAAAGCTCGATACCGAATTGTTCAAGCATCTCTACCAAGTCGATAAGAGGGAGGCCGATAAGGCTGTTGGGGTCTTTGCCTGCCATGCTTTTGAATAAAGTGATGCCAAGGCCTTCTGCTTTAAAGCTGCCGGCACAATCGAGGGGCTGTTCTCGTTGGATGTAGGCTTTAAGTTGTGCTTCCTTACGGTTGCGAAAAGTGACGGAAAACGGGCAAAGACGCGTGATCTGCTTAGATGAACCTAAGTGCAACAAACTTAATCCAGTGTAAAAGGTCACAATTTTGCCTTGGCACCAGGTTAATTGTTTAAGTGCTTCTTCTTTTGTGCCAGGTTTGCCAAATACTTTGCCGTCACACGCGGCTACTTGATCGCTCCCAATAATGATTGCGGGCTCTTCAAGTGGGGTTAGCTGATTGGCGGCAGCCTGGGCCTTCTGTTTTGATAGGCGCAGTGCTAGTGCGTCGGGTTGTTCGAGCGATGATGCCGTTTCGTCGATCTCGGGGCTGATGCAGTCAAATGGAATTTCTAGCTGCTGCAATAATTTGCGGCGATAGGGTGATCCGGAAGCAAGAATTATTCGTGTATGAGCGGTACCTGGCATCGGCTTGAGTCCTTTGTTGAGATGCCGAAGTATGCGGTTTTTCCTTGAATTCGCCCAGCTTAGATATATAACGCAAAAAAACGGCCAATAATGTGATTTTTTTTTGACATAAACCTTGTGAATCAATAAGATTGCGCGCCTATGTTTGATGAGCCACTCCCAAAACACGCTGACGTACGTAAGCTAGCATCGCGAGAAGCGAGCTTTGTTGCCAAGTTGGATGTTACGCATTTGCCCCGGATCGATAATATCGTTCTTGATGGTGTTCAGTTCGTAGCTATAGATCTTCAGTTTGCAATTGATGATCAGCGGGTAAAGACTATACAAGGCAAGATCAATGCAAAGCTTCAGGTTGAATGTCAACGCTGTATGGAGCCTGTTGCGATTGATGTGCATTCCGATGTAAATCTCGCCATCGTATGGGACGAAGAGCAAGCGAAGAAACTCCGACGTGATTGTGATCCGTTGATCGTGGGTGAAGATGAGCTTGTTAATCTCAACGAAGTGGTTGAGGATGAATTACTTCTGAGTGTACCTTTTGTCAGCTATCACGATCCGGCTGATTGTAGGGGCACACAGAATTACGAAAGTTTAGACCCGTCTTCTGCAGATAAACCTGCTGTAGAAGAAGAAACAACAAACCCTTTTAGCGTGCTGGCAAGTTTAAAGTCAGGCAAATAGGAGTACAAAGCATGGCTGTTCAAAAGAGCAAAAAGACCCGTTCGCGTCGTGGTATGCGTCGTTCTCACGATGCATTGACTGGTAAGGCTTTGTCAGTAGACAGTGCTAGCGGTGAATTGCATCTTCGTCACCATATTACTAAAGACGGTTTCTATCGTGGCCGTAAAGTTGTTGAAACCGGCGCTGACGATTAATCGTTAATTGATTTTTAATTGAATCATAAAATGGTTACCAATACGGTCGCCATTGACGCCATGAGCGGGGACTTCGGTCCCCGTGTCATTATTCCTTCGACCCTTCAGTATCTTCAGGGTAATCCAGGCACACGCGTCGTCTTCGTCGGCAAGACAGATGCTATCGAACCTCTTGTTAATCGTCGTTTTGCTCATCGAGTAGATGTAGTTCATGCCAGTGAAGTCATCGGTATGGATGAAGTTCCGTCTCAGGCGCTCCGCCATAAAAAAGATTCCTCTATTCATGTTGCAGTTGACCTTGTTAAGAACGGTTTGGCTAGTGCGTGTCTGAGTGCCGGTAATACCGGTGCATTGATGGGTGTCAGCAAGATTAAGCTGCGTACGATTGATGGCGTTGATCGCCCGGCAATTTGTGGCGCAGTTCCTTCACTCGAGAGTCATTCTTACTTACTTGATATGGGTGCTAACGTTGATTGCAGTGCGG includes the following:
- the yceF gene encoding Maf-like protein YceF — protein: MPGTAHTRIILASGSPYRRKLLQQLEIPFDCISPEIDETASSLEQPDALALRLSKQKAQAAANQLTPLEEPAIIIGSDQVAACDGKVFGKPGTKEEALKQLTWCQGKIVTFYTGLSLLHLGSSKQITRLCPFSVTFRNRKEAQLKAYIQREQPLDCAGSFKAEGLGITLFKSMAGKDPNSLIGLPLIDLVEMLEQFGIELL
- the sppA gene encoding Putative signal peptide peptidase SppA is translated as MEEKSKEWQLLEKAVLASVTEQRRARRWRIFFVVLFFVYLFSILGIVTQNADMSAVAKTSEHTAVVRIQGPIMEQEPASANAIATGLRAAFKEPNAKAIILAINSPGGSPVQAGYAYDEIMRLRKLHPEKKVYAVISDLGASAAYYIASAADEIYADKASLVGSIGVISAGFGFVGTIDKLGVQRRVITSGKNKAFMDPFEPLKPSDEKFWRDSLDLIHQQFITAVKTGRGERLKETDDIFSGLIWPGETALELGLVDGLGSAGYVARDIVGAKDTVDYTVSRDPIERLIRQLGASAGAAVYQQLQMSDTAPTIR
- the rpmF gene encoding 50S ribosomal protein L32; its protein translation is MAVQKSKKTRSRRGMRRSHDALTGKALSVDSASGELHLRHHITKDGFYRGRKVVETGADD
- the rluC gene encoding Ribosomal large subunit pseudouridine synthase C, with amino-acid sequence MSKDVDSPTTASKVRWVDITEDDAGQRLDNFLFRILKGVPKSRVYRALRHGEVRINKKRVKADYRLQAGDLLRVPPVRVAERPAVFVSDKTLETIENAIVYEDEQILVVNKPSGIAVHGGSGVDFGLIEAVRKLRPDCKRLELAHRLDRDTSGLTIIVKKSQVLRFIHQQLREKTMEKTYLALVKGRWPRRKTQVDVGLQKNVLKSGERMVYASPEGKPSKTLFRIAEVLQGATLVEASPVTGRTHQIRVHGLHAGFPLLGDSKYGDNEVSQFARQIGLERLFLHASRVSFRLPDRAKPLVLEAPLPDELQSIVDHLRLPAGGV
- the rne gene encoding Ribonuclease E, translated to MKRMLINATQPEELRVALVDGQRLYDLDIENRTRVQKKASIYKGRITRIEPSLEAAFVDFGAERHGFLPLKEISREYFTKQPNEIQGKIKIKDVLKEGTEVVVQVDKEERGNKGAALTTFISLAGRYMVLMPNNPRAGGISRRIEGEDRDELKANLSKIDIPNGMGVIVRTAGVGKSQEELQWDLDYMLSVWDAITNASSERQAPFLIYQESNVIIRTIRDYLRRDIGEVIFDTKDSYEEALAFIQQVMPHYESKIKLYEDKVPLFNRYQIESQIETAFEREVTLPSGGSIVIDPTEALVSIDINSARATKGGDIEETAFRTNLEAADEVARQLRLRDIGGLIVIDFIDMMQNKHQREVENRVKDALKLDRARVQVGRISRFGLLEMSRQRLRPSLGETSAVVCPRCSGQGSIRATKSLALSILRLIQEEANKGASAEVHANVPLEVGIFLLNEKRSEIDSIQLRHNTRVIVVPNPNLVTPHYTMQRVKASDLPEGAQASYEIPRDVPEEATIVEEEVAPHEQPAAAIRTIQPKAPAPTPTKPVEEKQPEVKKPQTLFRRLVTSLFKEYEPENAEPPAPKKKPVNSDQGQKTKNDRNKNRNQSGKNTKSGARNDEAGNSQKSRNQRKNSSSNQNKGQQQKGPEGQQSKDSRNNRPNEAKQRTDKQQGDKQTDNKNERKERTERPRRDRSGDRNAVANSRRNKERQNRQKQGDQQPIETSPTKASAPTSAPIVEEKIVASPAVTASTKAPETTPQKQSKNDAAPRDQVEQRTAKPATQLDQTVKTDDANRTDQSSNEPKVSAEATTQVAPIAAEQAKAEATPTEAKAPSAPAEAPKQNTPAPTPEKTARATAEPATAKPTAEKSKTRAANDPRDRPNKAETTVITPEPKAIELAPRIVPAPTRTAPTRAPNDPRGSGATTETAAPVTSSAQTAETVAETPVDASIAVSDSATTAETEVTPTSEEDKTQGA
- the mupP_1 gene encoding N-acetylmuramic acid 6-phosphate phosphatase, which translates into the protein MLVIFDWDGTLIDSTGKIVGAMQAAIEGLGLPPLEDAPIQNIIGLGLPEAILKLYPHEPASVRESLRVGYSKAFVKADTVPCELYGGVETTLASLKNANMQLAVATGKSRKGLDRQLAKLGWADYFDATRCADETESKPSPLMLQQLLHELDVSVDRALMVGDTEYDLLMAKNAGMASVGVSYGAHSVAHLQTFDPVVIVDHMSELGNYVLGRL
- the yceD gene encoding Large ribosomal RNA subunit accumulation protein YceD; translated protein: MFDEPLPKHADVRKLASREASFVAKLDVTHLPRIDNIVLDGVQFVAIDLQFAIDDQRVKTIQGKINAKLQVECQRCMEPVAIDVHSDVNLAIVWDEEQAKKLRRDCDPLIVGEDELVNLNEVVEDELLLSVPFVSYHDPADCRGTQNYESLDPSSADKPAVEEETTNPFSVLASLKSGK